The Blattabacterium sp. (Cryptocercus kyebangensis) region TCTATATGTAAGAAAAAAGGGTTAGCTGCGATTGCATCAGAATATGCTTCTAAGGAATATGGATTAGAAATAATTTCTAGAAATATACAAACCATTAGAAGAAATTTTACCAGGTTTTTTATTATTAAAAATTTTTCCAATAAAGAAGATAATTTTAATAAAGCTTCACTAAGATTCAAAATTTTCCATACTACTGGTAGCTTATCTCAAATATTGAGTCTTATCTCGAATCTTGGAATAAATATGACTAAAATACAATCTATTCCTATAATACAAAAACCTTGGGAATATTCCTTTTATGTGGATATTATATTTAACAATATAAGAGATTATGAGAGAATGAAAAAACGTATACAAAGGATTCCATGTCTTCATAAACTTTCTATTATGGGGGAATATAAAAATGGCAGAATTAGTTCTTAATGATTGTTGTAGCAAAAAGAATACATAAAATATCGGAATATTTTTTTTCCGAAAAAATGAAAGAGATTCAGACTCTTGAAAATAAGGGGATAGATATCATTAATTTAGGAATTGGAAATCCGGATATTCTTCCTCCAAATGGAGTTATTCATAAAATGAAAGAAGCATCAGAAATAAAAAAGGCTAACACTTATCAAAGTTATATAGGTATAGAAAGGTTACGTAATGCTATTTCTGATTGGTATGGAAATACATATAAAGTGGATGTGGATCCTCAAAAAGAAGTGTTGCCTTTGATGGGGTCCAAGGAGGGAATTATGGATATAAGCCTTTCTTATTTGGACAAAGGAAATCAAGTTTTAATTCCAAATCCTGGGTATCCTATTTATTCTTCCATATCCAAACTTTTAGAATCGGAAGTTATTTATTATGATCTTTATGATAGGGAGGATTGGTGCCCTAATATAAAACTATTGGAAAAGAAAAATCTATCTAAGGTGAAGATTATGTGGATCAATTATCCTCATATGCCAACAGGTGCAACTATCACTTTTGAAAAGTTGGAAGAAATAGTCTTTTTTGCGAAAAAAAATCGTATTTTACTAGTGCACGATAACCCTTATAGTTTCATATTAAACAACAACCCCCCTTTGAGTGTATTTAATATTAAAGGATCTAAAGATATTGCTTTAGAATTAAATTCTTTAAGTAAAAGTTATAATATGGCTGGATGGAGGATTGGAATGATAATAGGAAAAAAAGAATATATTAAAAATATTTTAAAAGTAAAAAGTCTAATCAATTCTGGAATGTATTATCCAATACAAATTGGGGCTATAGAAGCAATGAATCAAGATTCAGAATGGTTTAAAAGACTCAATATAGAATATTTAAAACGTAAAAAAATTATATTGGAGATATGTGATCGTCTATATTTAAAATATAGAAGAAAAAGTTCCGGAATATTTGTTTGGGCTAAAATTCTAGATTTAGATCAAAATGATCGTGAATGGTCCGATAAAATTCTCAAAAATTATCACATATTTATTACACCTGGAAGCATTTTTGGAAATAATGGAAAAGGGTATGTAAGATTTTCTATGTGTTGTCCTGTAAAAACTTTGGAAAAAGCAAAAAATAGAATTTTTTCATGAATATTGGAATTATAGGATTAGGTTTAATCGGGGGATCTATTAGTTTAGGATTAAGAAAATCCAATTTTGGAGATAAATTTATAGGAATAGATTCTAATAAAGAAAATGCTATTCATGCTGTAAGACTTGGAATTGTAGATGAAATAATTCCTTTTCAGGATCTTATTCTACAATCTTCCGTTATTATTTTATCCATTCCTGTAGATGGAATAGAAAAAATACTTCCAATCATTCTTAACAAAATCAGTAGTGATACAGTTATTTTAGATACTGGATCTACTAAGTATGAAATTTGTAATAGTGTCTATTCTCATCCAAAAAGAAGTCGTTTTGTGGCTACACACCCTATTGCAGGAGTAGAAAATTCTGGACCTACTTATGCTCATTCAGATCTTTTCCATAAAAAAAATTGTATTCTTTGTGATTCTGAACTTAGTGATCCAGATGCGATATTCATGGCAGAAAAAATTTACTCTATAATGGATATGCGTATGATTTATATCACATCTAAAGAACATGATTTTTATATTTCTTACGTATCTCATTTACCTCATGTGGTTTCTTTTTCTTTAGCTAGCACCGTTTTAGAAAAATTTAAAAATGAAAAAGAAATTTTTAATAATATGATGGGTAGCGGATTGGATTCTACTACACGTTTAGCAAAAAGCAAACCTGAAACGTGGTTACCTATTTTTATTTCTAATAGAAATAATCTGATTCAAGCTATGGATGTTTATATAGATCACTTAAAGATATTTCGTAAATATTTAAGAAAAAAAGAGTTTCATCAAATTGATCGGTATATAAAAAAAGCAAATGATATAAAATAAAAAAAAATATGTATAATGTATAAATTGTATTGTGATGGAAAAAAATATTCTAAATAATAGTATAGACAGATCTTGGATTGAAAAATTTGACAAACCCCTAGTCATATCTGGTCCTTGTAGTGCAGAGAGCGAACAACAAATAAAAGAAACAGCTATAAGGTTGGACCAATCCTATGTAAAAGTATTTAGAGCCGGTATATGGAAACCTAGAACTAAACCGAATAACTTTGAAGGAATTGGGAAAGATGGACTTCAATGGCTAAAAAATGTAAAAAAAAATACAGGATTAATGGTAGCTACGGAAGTAGCCAATGCAGAACATGTAAAATTGGCGTTATCTTTTGATATAGATATTCTTTGGATAGGAGCAAGAAGTACAGCAAGTCCATTTACTGTTCAAGAAATTGCGGATTCTTTAAAAGGAAAAGAGGATAAAATTGTCTTAGTAAAAAATCCTATACATCCTGATCTAGAATTATGGATAGGAGCTTTAGAACGTTTATTTGTAAAAGGAGTGAAAAAATTAGGGGTTATCCATCGTGGTTTTTATACCTATAAAACATCGAAATATCGTAATCAACCTAACTGGAATATATTATTGAATTTTAGGAGTATTCTTCCTAGAATTCCTGTTATTTGTGATCCTTCACATATTTGTGGAAATAAAAAAGGAATTTTGGAAATTTCCAAAATAGCTTTTCATTTTTTTAGATGTGACGGATTGATGATAGAAAGTCATTGTGATCCTGATCATGCTTGGAGTGATGCTAAACAACAAATCACTCCTGAAAAACTTTTGGAAATGTTAAAAAATTTGATATATTCTAATAATTATGATGAAAAATATCAAAATCAGTTAGATTCTTTAAGAATCCTAATTGATGAAATAGATGAAAATATTATTACTCTTTTAGCAGAAAGAATGAAAATTTCCAAAAAATTAGGAATTCTTAAAAAAGAATATAATATAGCTTTATTACAGAAAAATAGATGGGAGGATATTTTGAATAAAGCTATAAAATTAGGAAAAGGGTTAGGTGTTTCGGAAGAGCTTATTGAAGAAATTTTCAAACTATTGCATAAAGAATCCATTAAAATTCAAAAATTTTAAAATAAAAAATAGAATTTAGGAGAAGAACAAGCTAAGTCATCAAAGAAAAAAAATGCCTTATTTATTCACTAGCGAATCTGTTTCAGAAGGACATCCTGATAAAATATCGGACCAAATATCGGATGCTATATTAGATCATTTTTTGGCCTATGATTCAGAAGCAAAAGTAGCTATAGAAACTTTAGTTACTACGGGGCAAATTGTATTAGCAGGAGAAGTAAATTCTAAAACTTGGGTGAATGTTCAAAAAGTAGCTCGTGATATTCTTAGGAAGATTGGATATACTAAAAATGAATATAGATTCAATGCAGATTCTTGTGGTGTTATTTCTTCTATTCAAGAACAATCTAGAGATCTATTCCAGGGTATACAAAATAAGAAAAAAGAAAATCAAGGAGCTGGAGACCAAGGGATTGTATTTGGGTATGCTATTAAGGAAACAGAAAATTATATGCCTTTATCATTAGAAATGTCTCATCATCTATTAAGGGAACTTTCATCCATACGAAATGAAGGAGAAAAGATGCCTTATTTACGTCCAGACGCAAAATCGCAAGTTACTATGGAATATTCTGATAAAAATATCCCTATCCATATTCACACCATTGTAATTTCAACTCAACATGATGAATTTGACACAAAAGAAAAAATGCATAAACGGATAGTTCAAGATATTAAAAATATTTTGATACCAAGGGTAAAGAATAATATCCTATCGAAGGATATAAAAAAATTATTTACCGATAGAACGAAGTATTACATAAATTCTACAGGTAAATTTGTTACTGGAGGACCTCACGGAGATACTGGAATTACCGGAAGAAAAATTATAGTGGATACTTATGGAGGAAGAGGTTCTCATGGAGGAGGGGCTTTTTCTGGAAAAGACCCTTCTAAAGTGGATAGATCGGCGGCTTATGCTGCTAGGCATATTGCAAAAAATCTTGTTGCAGCAGGAGTCGCCGATGAATTATCGATACAAATATCTTATGCCGTTGGTGTTGCAGAACCGATAGGAATTTTTGTGAATACTTATGGGTCCTCTAGAAGAGAACTTATGGATGAAGATATTGTACTAAAAATTAAGAAAATTTTTGATTTTCGTCCTTACTCTATAACAAAAAGATTAAAATTGTGTAACCCAATATATGAGGAAACGGCTGTTTATGGACATATGGGAAAAATTCCAAAAAAAGTATGGAAATATTTTTCGGATATAGAAGGAAATAAAAAAAAACAAGAAGTAGAACTTTTCACATGGGAAAAATTGGACTATTTGCCTTTAATAAAAGAAGTTTTTGAGATTTAATTCAAGAAAAAATAGGTATTTTTGGTTTAATTTTTAACTATGTCTTATAATCTATTGAAAGGGAAAAAAGGAATTATATTTGGAGCTTTTGATGAAAATTCTATTGCTTGGAAGGTAGCAGAACGTGCTTATAAAGAAAAAGCGTCTTTTATTTTAACAAATACCCCGGCTTCTTTAAGAATGGGAAAAATTTATGAATTATCTCATAAAACAGAATCCATGGTAGTCCCTGCAGATGCCACTTCTATTAAAGATCTTAATTTTTTGTTTGATAAAACTTTAGATCATTTTGGAGGAAAAATAGATTTTCTATTGCATTCCATTGCTATGTCCATAAATATTCGAAAAGGGATCCCTTATACCTCTATGAATTATGAATTTTTGAGAAAGGGATGGGAAATATCTGCCGTATCCTATCATAAAATCATGCAAACGGCTTGGAGTAAAGACGCCATGAATAAATGGGGATCTATTGTGGCTCTAACTTATGTTGCTTCTCAACGAAGTTTTCCATATTATGGAGATATGGCGGATTATAAATCTTATTTAGAGAGTATTACACGTAATTTTGGTTATCATTGGGGAATAAAAAAAAAAGTAAGGGTTAATACGGTTTCACAATCTCCTAGTGTGACAAGAGCAGCAAAATCTATTAAAGGATTCAATCAATTTTTTATTTTATCTGAAAAAATATCTCCTTTAGGAAATGCTTCTGCACAAGATTGCGCAAACTATATAATTACACTTTTTTCAGATTTTACAAGAAAAGTAACAATGCAAAATTTGTATCATGATGGAGGTTTTTCTAAAACAGGTATTAGTGAAACGATGATTTCATGATTTTTATTGATTCATTTCAATTTTTTTAGAAAAATATAAAATATGAAAAAAATTATTTCTCCATCTTTACTTTCAGCAGATCTGGCTTTTTTATATCGTGATATAGAAATGCTGAATAAAAGTGAAGCAGATTGGTTCCATATTGATATTATGGATTACTCTTTTGTTTCTAATATTTCTTTTGGGACTTTGTTTATCAAACATGTAAAAAAATATACCCATAAACCTATAGATGTTCATTTAATGATTATGCAACCAGAACACTATATAGAAGAATTTAAAT contains the following coding sequences:
- a CDS encoding pyridoxal phosphate-dependent aminotransferase, which encodes MIVVAKRIHKISEYFFSEKMKEIQTLENKGIDIINLGIGNPDILPPNGVIHKMKEASEIKKANTYQSYIGIERLRNAISDWYGNTYKVDVDPQKEVLPLMGSKEGIMDISLSYLDKGNQVLIPNPGYPIYSSISKLLESEVIYYDLYDREDWCPNIKLLEKKNLSKVKIMWINYPHMPTGATITFEKLEEIVFFAKKNRILLVHDNPYSFILNNNPPLSVFNIKGSKDIALELNSLSKSYNMAGWRIGMIIGKKEYIKNILKVKSLINSGMYYPIQIGAIEAMNQDSEWFKRLNIEYLKRKKIILEICDRLYLKYRRKSSGIFVWAKILDLDQNDREWSDKILKNYHIFITPGSIFGNNGKGYVRFSMCCPVKTLEKAKNRIFS
- the metK gene encoding methionine adenosyltransferase, producing the protein MPYLFTSESVSEGHPDKISDQISDAILDHFLAYDSEAKVAIETLVTTGQIVLAGEVNSKTWVNVQKVARDILRKIGYTKNEYRFNADSCGVISSIQEQSRDLFQGIQNKKKENQGAGDQGIVFGYAIKETENYMPLSLEMSHHLLRELSSIRNEGEKMPYLRPDAKSQVTMEYSDKNIPIHIHTIVISTQHDEFDTKEKMHKRIVQDIKNILIPRVKNNILSKDIKKLFTDRTKYYINSTGKFVTGGPHGDTGITGRKIIVDTYGGRGSHGGGAFSGKDPSKVDRSAAYAARHIAKNLVAAGVADELSIQISYAVGVAEPIGIFVNTYGSSRRELMDEDIVLKIKKIFDFRPYSITKRLKLCNPIYEETAVYGHMGKIPKKVWKYFSDIEGNKKKQEVELFTWEKLDYLPLIKEVFEI
- a CDS encoding enoyl-ACP reductase; the encoded protein is MSYNLLKGKKGIIFGAFDENSIAWKVAERAYKEKASFILTNTPASLRMGKIYELSHKTESMVVPADATSIKDLNFLFDKTLDHFGGKIDFLLHSIAMSINIRKGIPYTSMNYEFLRKGWEISAVSYHKIMQTAWSKDAMNKWGSIVALTYVASQRSFPYYGDMADYKSYLESITRNFGYHWGIKKKVRVNTVSQSPSVTRAAKSIKGFNQFFILSEKISPLGNASAQDCANYIITLFSDFTRKVTMQNLYHDGGFSKTGISETMIS
- a CDS encoding prephenate dehydratase; amino-acid sequence: MKKIAIQGIKGCFHHAAVSRYFEGCHYKLMECSSFRDLAFSVAKSNVDIGVMAIENTIAGTILTNYSLLYEYKLRIVGEIYMPIRHHLMAFPGQNMKDIKEIYSHPMAILQCELFIDSHPDVKISKYSDTAAAAKYISICKKKGLAAIASEYASKEYGLEIISRNIQTIRRNFTRFFIIKNFSNKEDNFNKASLRFKIFHTTGSLSQILSLISNLGINMTKIQSIPIIQKPWEYSFYVDIIFNNIRDYERMKKRIQRIPCLHKLSIMGEYKNGRISS
- a CDS encoding bifunctional 3-deoxy-7-phosphoheptulonate synthase/chorismate mutase type II, giving the protein MEKNILNNSIDRSWIEKFDKPLVISGPCSAESEQQIKETAIRLDQSYVKVFRAGIWKPRTKPNNFEGIGKDGLQWLKNVKKNTGLMVATEVANAEHVKLALSFDIDILWIGARSTASPFTVQEIADSLKGKEDKIVLVKNPIHPDLELWIGALERLFVKGVKKLGVIHRGFYTYKTSKYRNQPNWNILLNFRSILPRIPVICDPSHICGNKKGILEISKIAFHFFRCDGLMIESHCDPDHAWSDAKQQITPEKLLEMLKNLIYSNNYDEKYQNQLDSLRILIDEIDENIITLLAERMKISKKLGILKKEYNIALLQKNRWEDILNKAIKLGKGLGVSEELIEEIFKLLHKESIKIQKF
- a CDS encoding prephenate dehydrogenase, yielding MNIGIIGLGLIGGSISLGLRKSNFGDKFIGIDSNKENAIHAVRLGIVDEIIPFQDLILQSSVIILSIPVDGIEKILPIILNKISSDTVILDTGSTKYEICNSVYSHPKRSRFVATHPIAGVENSGPTYAHSDLFHKKNCILCDSELSDPDAIFMAEKIYSIMDMRMIYITSKEHDFYISYVSHLPHVVSFSLASTVLEKFKNEKEIFNNMMGSGLDSTTRLAKSKPETWLPIFISNRNNLIQAMDVYIDHLKIFRKYLRKKEFHQIDRYIKKANDIK